The DNA sequence CGAAGCTCGGGCGCTGGTACCACCTGGTCGGCACGTACAGCCACAGCGAGAAGAAGCTGCGGGTCTACGTGGACGGGGTGGCGGCCGGAGAGGTGCTGGCCCCGGACAACCCCGAGAAGCCCGCCGGAAATCTCGTCATCGGACGCGGCAAGTATCAGGGCAAGCCGACCGACTTCTGGCCCGGGGCCATCGCCGACGTGCACGTCTACGACCGCGCGCTGACCCCGGCCGAGATCGCCGCACTCGCGGCGCGCGAGCCCTCCCGGTAGACGGACGGGCCAACGACCGCTTGCAGGCGGCCCGTTGATCGCGAGCTGACCGGCCGAAGACCGAACCGGGCCCGCCTCCAGGCCCGGTTCGGTCACGGGCCGAAGCGCGACCGGGCAGCGAAACGGGCAACGGCGGGACCTGATCGGGCACGGAGCCGAGCCGCCACAGTGGCAACACCGGACGTGGACGGCCCGGTCCGGTGCCGCACAAGCGGTCAGGTTCGGTCGTGATGCGTGTCGGAACGGACCCGTTCGGCGTGCCCGGATCGCCGTAGAACTTCTGGTACCGCTCGTGGACATGGGCACGACCTGCCGGTTCCGGGCGATGACCGTCATCCGAAGTGCCACGGAGGGATCCGCCATGCCCGAATCCACATATAGTCCTGCCCGCTCGACGGAACCCGACGAGGAGTTCCTGCGGGCACTGTACGCATTACACGGGTCCGTGCTGCTCCGCTTCGCGGCCCGGATGCTCGGCGGGGACTGGCACCGCGCCGAGGACGTCCTCCAGGAGGCCGCGCTCCGCGCCTGGCAGCACTCCGCCAAGCTCGATGCGACCACCGAGGGCCTGCGGCCCTGGCTCTTCCACGTCGTCCGCAACCTCGTCATAGACGGCTACCGCGAACGCAGGGCCCGGCCCACGGAGGACGGGGAGCCGGACATCTCACACCTGCCCGTGGCCGACGGGGTGGACCACGCGCTGACGACCCAGGTAGTGGTCGACGCGATGCGGGACCTGGCGCCCTTCCAGCGCGAGGTCCTCCTGCACGTCTACTACCTGGGCCACAGCGTCAACCAGACGGCGCGCGTCCTCGGCGTACCGCCCGGCACCGTCAAATCACGTACGCACTACGCGATGCGCGCCCTGCGCGACGGGCTCAGCAGCCGCGGCCTGAGCACCGTATGAGGGCGCGGCGCACCACGGTCAGGACAGCAGCCGGCCGGCGTGCACCGCGATCCGCAGCCCGAGCGCGCCGGTGTCGAGCGAGCCGTCGGCGGAGACGTCGAAGCGCCAGGAGAAGTCCGGTGCCTCACCGAGCACCAGCAGGGCGTCGGCCTCACGCAGGCCCGCCATGGCCGCCCGCTCCTCCGTGAACTGCGCGGCGTGGAGCACGAACAGCCGGGGCACGCGGCCCTGTACACCGAGCGGCCCGCGTCCTTCGATCATCCGAAACACCTGAGTGACCGCCGGAGACGAGGCGCCCGTCCGCGCCCCGGCTCCTTCCGGTCCCGCGCTCAGCCCCTCGTCGAGGGTGGCCACGGTGTGCAGCCGGGCCGACATCAGCCCCAGCCCCATCGTCATCTCCGCCGTCGCCGCCGAGCCCACCAGGGTGACCTCCGCCCGCCGCCCGACCGGCCCGGTGATGAGCTCGGTGACCAGGGCGCGCACCAACTGCCGTACGCCTTCGCCGTCGCCGGTCACCGCGATCGGCGCGGAGGACCGCGACAGGTCGATGAGGACGCGCTCGCCCGCCTCGATCCCGACGGTCACCGCCAGCGGGAAGGGCTGGGCGGCGGAGGACAGTTCCACCGCTCCCATGCCCGCCGACAGCTCGGCGGGCGGCGCGGTCCACTCCTCGCCCGTGTCGTCCGCCTCCCACGGGGCGGGCGGGTTCTTGTCGGCCACCGTCAGCCTCAGCAGCAGACGGTCCTCCGCGTAGGTGACGGCGTATACATCGGGCAGATGGCGCCCGGCCCGCGTGCATTCCGCGTCGAGCCGGCGCAGCCCCAGGTCGATGGCGTCCAGCGCCTCGCGCCCCGAGACGGCGGCGGCCGACCGGGGCGGGGCGGCCGACCTCGGCCGCAGTTCGTTGCGGACCAGCGCCACGAGAGCGGCGATCAGGGCCAGGCCGATCACCACGGCCAGGACGACAAGCAGGTTCATCGCGATCACCTTCATCAGTCACGTGCGTTGCGGGGAGCCTCGTCGGGCAGTTACGAGGCCCGGCGGCGGATGGTTCACCCCCGAGCGGCGGACGGTTCACGCCCCGAACGGCGGACGGTTCACCCCCGGTCGCCACCGGTGAACCACCTGACGGCCGCGCCCGTAGGCCCCGGTGCGCACGGGCCGCGTCCGGCCCGCTGCCGCTCCCCCGTCGGTCCTGTCCTCCCAGGAGGAATCCCGTGCCCCTGATCTTCACCGTCGTCGATGACGTGGGCGACGCCTACGACATCCGGCTCGAAGCCGACCCCGACACCCCGATCGGTGTGATCGCCGAGGCGATCGCCGAGGCGGGGGGCCGGCCGCTGCCTGCCCCGGCGTTCGGCCTGCAGATGGACGGCGTACGCCTGCCCGCCGACCTGCCGCTACGGGATTCCCCCCTGCGGGACGCGGCCGTCGTGGGTCTCGGCCGCGCGGCCGAGCCCGCACCCGCCGAACCCGGCGGACTGGTCGAGGTACGGACCGTCGGCGGGCGGGGCTCCGGAGCGGTGCACCGGCTCGACATGGGCGACTACCGGGTCGGGCTCTCCGCAGAAGGGCTCCCGCAGATCGTGCGGGGCACCCCGGACCACACCTACGCCTCCCTGCGCGTGGGGCCCGGCGGGCGCTGCCTGCTCACGGCCCCGCAGACCGGGTCCGGCCCGCTGGAGCTGGACCGGGTCCCGCTCCAGGACGATCAGGCCTGGCCGGTCGGCGGTCAGCTCCTGGTGGGCGGCAGCCTGCTCGAACTCTTCACTCCGGAGGGCCCCGACGCCGCCGTCCAGCGGTCCGAGGACGGCGCGGGCTGGGACTACAACCGGCCGCCCCGGCTACGGCCGCCGGTGCCCGAGACCAAGTTCACCCTGCCGAGCCCGCCCACGGAGCCGCCCAAGCGCCCGCTGCCGTACATCGCGGCGATGCTGCCGCTGGTGATGGCCGTGGCCGGCGTGTTCATCTTCGGCCGGCTGTACATGCTGCTGTTCGGCCTGCTGTCGCCGGTCTCGCTGTTCGCCAACCACTGGTACAACAAGCGCAGCGGCCGCCAGACGTACGCCGAGCTGCTGTCCGAGTACAACGAGAAGAAGGCCCGGATCGAGGCCGACGCCCAGGAGGCCCTGGTCGCCGAGCGCACCGCGCGTCGTGCCGGTTTCCCGGACCCGGCGACCGTGCTGCTGACCGCGGTGGGACCGCGGCGCCGGCTGTGGGAGCGCCGGACCTCCGACACCGACTTCCTGGAACTGCGGGTCGGCACCACCGACCGGGCCTCCGCCGTCGTACTGACCGACCCGACGCGGGACGAGCACCGGCGCAAGGTGTCGTGGGTGGCGCTCGACGTGCCCGTCACGGTGGCCCTGCGCGAGCACAAGGTGCTGGGCATCTCCGGCGAGGGCCCGGCCGCCCGCTCGCTGGCCCGCTGGGTCACGGCCCAGGCGGCCGTGCTGCACAGCCCGAAGGACCTGCTGCTGTACGTGCTCACCACCGGCCAGGGCGGCGGCGAGGACGCGTGGACCTGGGTCCGCTGGCTGCCGCACGTGCGTCAGCACTCCGGCGACGTACTGGCCACGATCGGCACCGACACGGAGACCTCCGCGCGTCGGGTGGCCGAGCTGACGGCGCTCATCGCAGCCCGTACGGACGCGCGCCGCGACTCCCGCGCCGTCGTCCGCGAGCCGGACGTGCTCGTCGTCCTGGACGGGGCGCGCCGGCTGCGGTCGCTGCCCGGGGTGGTGCAGATCCTGCGCGACGGGCCGGCCGTCGGGGTGCACGCCGTGTGCCTGGACGCCGAGGAGCGGCTGCTGCCCGAGGAGTGCCAGGCAGTCGTGGTCGAGGAGCGGGACGGCTCGCTGCGGGTGGGGCTGTCCGGCTCGGCCACCGTGCCGGGCGTGCGGCCCGATGTCGTCTCACCCGACTGGTGCCGGTCCGTCGCGCGGGCCCTGGGCCCGGTGCGGGACACCGGCGGGGCCGACGAGGAGAGCGCGGTACTACCCGGCGCCGCGCGGCTGCTCGACGTCCTCGCGCTGGACACGCCGACGCCGGAGCAGATCGCCGCCCGCTGGACGACGGGCGGGCGCACCACCTCGGCGGTCGTGGGCGTATCGCTCGACGGCCCGTTCGCGCTCGACCTCAAGCGGGACGGGCCGCACGGCCTGGTCGCCGGAACCACCGGGTCGGGCAAGTCCGAGCTGCTCCAGACCATCGTCGCCTCGCTCGCCGTCGCCAACCGCCCCGACGCGATGACCTTCGTGCTCGTCGACTACAAGGGCGGCTCCGCGTTCAAGGACTGCGTGTCACTGCCGCACACCGTGGGCATGGTGACCGACCTGGACGCCCACCTGGTGGAGCGGGCGCTGACCTCGCTGTCCGCCGAGCTCAAGCGCCGCGAGCACATCCTGGCCGATGCCGGCGCGAAGGACATCGAGGACTACATCGACCTGCTGCGGCGCGATCACGGCCGCGCGCCGATGCCCCGGCTGCTCATCGTGATCGACGAGTTCGCCTCGATGGTGCGTGACCTCCCCGACTTCGTGAAGGGCTTGGTCAACATCGCCCAGCGGGGCCGCTCCCTGGGCATCCACCTGATCCTGGCCACCCAGCGCCCCGGCGGCGTGGTCTCCCCCGAGATCCGCGCCAACACCAACCTGCGCATCGCCCTGCGCGTGACCGACAGCTCCGAGAGCCAGGACGTCCTGACCTCGCCGGAGGCGGCGGGCATCTCCAAGGGCACCCCGGGCCGGGCGTACGTCCGCCTCGGCCAGAACTCCCTCGTCCCCTTCCAGGCGGGCCGGGTAGGCGGCCGCAGGCCCGGCACCGCCGCCGAGTCGGCGCCCGCCCCCTGGGTGGTGCCCCTGGGCTGGAACCAGCTCGGTCAGCCGCTGCCCTCGCGTCCCGGCAGGACGCGGCAGCGGGAGGAGGACGCGATCACGGACCTCGCCGATCTCGTCGAGGCGATCCGGGGCGCGAACCGGGACATGGACATCCCGCCCCAGCACAGCCCGTGGCTGCCCGCGCTGCCGACCGTGCTGGTCCCCGAGGCCCTCCCAGTCGTGGCCCCGAGTGCTTCGTACGACCTTCCCCCGGTCGCGTACGGCCTGGTGGACGTGCCCGAGGACCAGGCGCAGCGGCCCCTGGTGCTGGACTTCGCCACCCTCGGGCACCTGCACATCGTGGGCTCCCCGCGGGCCGGCCGGTCCCAGACGCTGCGCACCATCGCCGGCAGCGCCGCCCGGGCCGTCTCCTCGGCCGATCTGCACCTGTACGGGATCGACTGCGGCAACGGCGCGCTGCTCACGCTGGAGTCGCTGCCGCACTGCGGGGCCGTGGTCCAGCGCAGCCAGCCCGAGCGGGTGGCGCGGCTGCTGTCCCGGCTGACGAAGGAGGTGACCCGCCGTCAGGAGCTACTCGCCGCGCGGGGCGCCGCCGACCTGCCGGAACTGCGCCGGGCGCTGGCGCCCGGCCAGCGGCCCCCGCACGTCCTCGTGCTGCTGGACCGCTGGGAGGTGTTCGAGAAGACCCTCGGGGAGTACGACGGCGGCGCCCTGTACGACGGGGTGTCGGCCCTGCTCCGGGACGGCTCCAGCGTGGGCATCCACGTGGTGCTCGCCGGGGACCGCTCGCTCTTCGCGTCCCGGATCAGCTCGACCACCGAGGACAAGCTCGTGCTGCGCCTCAACGAGAAGTCCGAGTACGCCATGATCGGCGTCAACCAGCGGTCGGTACCGGACGACATCCCGAGCGGCCGCGCGCTGCGGGCCGCCGACAAGTGCGAGGTCCAGATCGCCCTGCTCGGCGAGGACGCGAGCGGGCAGGGGCAGGCCGCGGAGGTCCAGCGGATCGCCGCCGCGTGCCTGGAGCGGGACGCCGAACTCCCCGATGCGGCACGCCCGTTCCGGGTGGACGTCCTGCCCGACCGGCTCACGTACGAGCAGGCCTCGGCCTACCGGCCGGGCGGGCAGCCGGGCGGTCAGCCGGGGGCGATGTGGGCGATGGCCGCCGTCGGTGGTGACCAACTCGTCGCATTGGGGCCGGACTTCACGCTGACGCCCACCTTCCTGGTGGCCGGACCGGCGCGCTCGGGCCGCAGCACCGTGCTGCTGACCATGGCCCTGTCACTCATCGACGCGGGCACGCCGGTCGTGGTCGGGGCCCCGCGCCGCTCGCCGCTGCGGGACCTGGCGGGCCGGCCGGGGGTGCTCGCCGTCTTCGACGGAGCCGACATCGATCCGGAGGCCCTGGAGGACGTCCTCGGCAGCGCCCCGGGCGGAGCCGTGGTGATCCTGGACGACGCTGACCTGCTGCTCCAGACCCAGGCCGAGGACATCCTCAACCGGATCGCGCGGACCGGGGCCGAGACCAAGCAGGGGCTGATCGCGTCGGGCCAGCTCGACCGGATCTCCTCCGCGTACTCGGGCTGGAGCGCGGACATGCGGCGCAACCGGCAGGGCATGCTGCTCAGTCCACAGAACGTCAGCGACGGCGACCTCATCGGCGCGAAGATCCCGCGCAGCAGGCTGGGCGGAGGCCGGGTCGGGCGGGGAATGCTGCACCTGGGCGACGGCGTGCTGCGCACGGTCCAGGTGCCGGAGGCGGTCCTGGAGACATGGACGGCACCGGCCGCGCCACTGGAGTCGGAGCCGGGTGACGCGCCCGAGCCACTGGCGGCGGACGACGCGGCCGGAGCCGAGGGCTGAGGCCCGGGCCGGACACGCAAGCGGGCTCCCGCGCCTTCCGGCGCGGGAGCCCGCTGCTGTATCGGGGGTGGTGGGGCGGTCAGGTGCCGTTGTCGTTCGTGTTGCCCACCAGCGGCGGGGCGTGCACGGTCCCGCTCCACGTGCCGGCGGTCGCGCCCGGGGCGTAGATGGTGCCGCCGAACGCGGTGGAGGCGCCGATGGTGCCCGGGACCTGCTGCCAGCCCCAGACACCGGTCTTCAGGTCCTGGATGTACTGGTTCACGAAGCCGGGGTTGTTCGGCAGGATCGACGGGGGCGGCGACGAGGGAGCCGTCGAGGGCGGCCCCGACGGGGGCATCGGAGTGTTCTCCGGGGTGCTGGGCCGCGTACTGGGGAGCGGAATGTTCTCCGGAGCGTCCGGAGTGGGAGGCCGGCTGGTGGGCGGGGTGTAGAAGGCGTCGTCGCTGGAGGAGGAGGACGGCGGCCGGCTGCCGGGCGGGGTGTAGAAGGCGTCGTCGCTGGAGGAGGACGGCGGCCGGGAGGGCGGCAGCGGCGGCTCGCCCGGCGCCGGGCGCGGCGTGGACGGCGGCAGCGGCGGCTCGGCCGGAGGCCGGGGCACGAGCGGGATGTCGTCGGCGGCCCCGGGCGCCGGGGGTTTCACGGGGCCGCCCCGGATGCCCCTGATGTTCTGGATGACGCCCTTGCCGATGCCGCCCCACCCGGCGGCGATGCCCTTGACCACGGCGAAGCCGCCGAAGGCCGCGCCGAGAACGCCGAGGACGATTCCGGCGATGTCCCAGTCGCCGGTTACCGCTCCTCTGGCGATGTTGATGCCGAGCGGGACGAGGCCCATGATCAGACTGACGGCGCCCAGGACGAGCCCCAGCGCCCCGAGTCCGGGGATGAGGAAGGAGATCACGCCGAGGACGGCGCTGATGATGCCGAACGCCGAGCCGATGGTGTCCCAGAGCTTGTCCCAGAAGTTCTTCTGCTTGACCGCCTTG is a window from the Streptomyces sp. NBC_01244 genome containing:
- a CDS encoding FtsK/SpoIIIE domain-containing protein; the protein is MPLIFTVVDDVGDAYDIRLEADPDTPIGVIAEAIAEAGGRPLPAPAFGLQMDGVRLPADLPLRDSPLRDAAVVGLGRAAEPAPAEPGGLVEVRTVGGRGSGAVHRLDMGDYRVGLSAEGLPQIVRGTPDHTYASLRVGPGGRCLLTAPQTGSGPLELDRVPLQDDQAWPVGGQLLVGGSLLELFTPEGPDAAVQRSEDGAGWDYNRPPRLRPPVPETKFTLPSPPTEPPKRPLPYIAAMLPLVMAVAGVFIFGRLYMLLFGLLSPVSLFANHWYNKRSGRQTYAELLSEYNEKKARIEADAQEALVAERTARRAGFPDPATVLLTAVGPRRRLWERRTSDTDFLELRVGTTDRASAVVLTDPTRDEHRRKVSWVALDVPVTVALREHKVLGISGEGPAARSLARWVTAQAAVLHSPKDLLLYVLTTGQGGGEDAWTWVRWLPHVRQHSGDVLATIGTDTETSARRVAELTALIAARTDARRDSRAVVREPDVLVVLDGARRLRSLPGVVQILRDGPAVGVHAVCLDAEERLLPEECQAVVVEERDGSLRVGLSGSATVPGVRPDVVSPDWCRSVARALGPVRDTGGADEESAVLPGAARLLDVLALDTPTPEQIAARWTTGGRTTSAVVGVSLDGPFALDLKRDGPHGLVAGTTGSGKSELLQTIVASLAVANRPDAMTFVLVDYKGGSAFKDCVSLPHTVGMVTDLDAHLVERALTSLSAELKRREHILADAGAKDIEDYIDLLRRDHGRAPMPRLLIVIDEFASMVRDLPDFVKGLVNIAQRGRSLGIHLILATQRPGGVVSPEIRANTNLRIALRVTDSSESQDVLTSPEAAGISKGTPGRAYVRLGQNSLVPFQAGRVGGRRPGTAAESAPAPWVVPLGWNQLGQPLPSRPGRTRQREEDAITDLADLVEAIRGANRDMDIPPQHSPWLPALPTVLVPEALPVVAPSASYDLPPVAYGLVDVPEDQAQRPLVLDFATLGHLHIVGSPRAGRSQTLRTIAGSAARAVSSADLHLYGIDCGNGALLTLESLPHCGAVVQRSQPERVARLLSRLTKEVTRRQELLAARGAADLPELRRALAPGQRPPHVLVLLDRWEVFEKTLGEYDGGALYDGVSALLRDGSSVGIHVVLAGDRSLFASRISSTTEDKLVLRLNEKSEYAMIGVNQRSVPDDIPSGRALRAADKCEVQIALLGEDASGQGQAAEVQRIAAACLERDAELPDAARPFRVDVLPDRLTYEQASAYRPGGQPGGQPGAMWAMAAVGGDQLVALGPDFTLTPTFLVAGPARSGRSTVLLTMALSLIDAGTPVVVGAPRRSPLRDLAGRPGVLAVFDGADIDPEALEDVLGSAPGGAVVILDDADLLLQTQAEDILNRIARTGAETKQGLIASGQLDRISSAYSGWSADMRRNRQGMLLSPQNVSDGDLIGAKIPRSRLGGGRVGRGMLHLGDGVLRTVQVPEAVLETWTAPAAPLESEPGDAPEPLAADDAAGAEG
- a CDS encoding sigma-70 family RNA polymerase sigma factor; its protein translation is MPESTYSPARSTEPDEEFLRALYALHGSVLLRFAARMLGGDWHRAEDVLQEAALRAWQHSAKLDATTEGLRPWLFHVVRNLVIDGYRERRARPTEDGEPDISHLPVADGVDHALTTQVVVDAMRDLAPFQREVLLHVYYLGHSVNQTARVLGVPPGTVKSRTHYAMRALRDGLSSRGLSTV